A window of Misgurnus anguillicaudatus chromosome 3, ASM2758022v2, whole genome shotgun sequence genomic DNA:
gacaccaaatagatatacgtgaaaatcagatgacatgatttcacaacttttcattggccatttaggtatgtgacgcatactgtatacggaaatgaacctggacattcaatccgccgaaaaatctcaaaatcggcaaaatggacatacgtggttttcatcggacagcgacgatatactgtaccaagtttcatgtcaatacgcaaaagttttgcaaagatacagtCTCAAATCCATTTTTGCCATGCTCCCCTCAAACCAACGATGCAGTGAaaaaagaatttaatttctagggtTTACGGATCAGAAATAATAAGAAAAATGTAAGTAAAAGTTTGGACTGTTGTTGGCGCTAAAACGCAAGTTTTTTTCctacaaaaaaaaagataaaattcaaaatgtctgacacccaaaatggccgacagacctaactttgcagtagttataagatATATTTTTCAAATCTCATGACAACTGGCGCTGTGATGAAACGGTGcacgcaccctcaggtcatgactgacATAAAAattaccaagtgtcgtgtcaatacaCTTAaatttggcgaagatacagcctcaaatacgtttttttgtgctctgcgTAACATTGAATTGGTATACTGAAATGGATTGGCGAATTGATAGGAAGtccataactttttgtcttgagTTTCTCTAGACGGTACATAAAgtccaaaaagtattttttacaaatggcgaaaaaattgtcatgacataaaattttgtcattgggtccaatcgaatcgtcttgagccaatgaatcAGAGGAAACTAAATTTTCAAGACTCCAAATTAGCTGTGGTGACTTTTTGGACTATCCTCTAtcactgtgccaaatttcataactttcctatgtacacTTCTATGGGCTGCCCTTCACCCGTTCTGGGCTTAACCCctaataaagataataataagaaaaaaacGAATGATTTCGATAGGAATCTTCACCCGTTCTGGGCTTGACCTAAAACATACACCTAAAATCAAGGTTAaaatttatatgtatataaatgttGCATATCATTGTTGTCCGAGCAAAACCTCATATCTCCCAAACCACTACCGTTCTACagttgttttttaaattaattaatcacTGGTCAAAGTTgatattgtgattttatttatgGCGAGACTTGCACATTACCCATTgctcatgcaaaaaaaaatgaagtcCTACGCACAAGCTATAAAACTCTATATGACTTGAtgataaatgcaaataaacttgGCTTCTCAAATACATGAAACATTAGCCTTTAGTGTTTGTTTAGTAAAGATGCCGTACATATTCATTGAATTAGTTTATTATTTTCCTTTGCACACATTCAGAACTCCAAAACGTGTGCGGCACTCCATTCACCACAGAGGAAGGGAGGAATTTCAAGGTTTTACCAACAGTATCGGGAACCAATAGAGTATTGTGGTTTCGTCACAGGTTCATTTCAATACATTTCAATTGTTAAATATTCGCAAAACCTACATACTGACATAAAGGGGATCAACAGAAATGACCAAAATTGGAGATACAAAGCTACTGAAATCTGTATCCATAGAAACATGtcatttaaacacttttttttcataTCATGTCACATTGCGGGACACTGCTGTTGATGCCAGCCATCCAGTTTCTGTTTTCTTACCAGATATGCCAGGGTTTGTCCCTAATATTTTCCAGACACAACAGTTGGGAAACCTTTACAGCAGATAATGCATCTCTGAGGTCCATCTTGTTGGCGAAGAAGAGTATGGGTAGCCTCCTGTGCTTAATGTCTCAATACAAAAATAGAAAGAGAGGTGCTCATTAGGAATGCTCCAGATTTTTGCAACCGATACAGATTATCGATTTGTTCTCTTCGTGATCGGCTGATACCGATtcttcaagctgatatgcaagctctttaaTGACTGTAACTTAACaatttttctagataaagtaataccacagatgttgcctttttTATATTACTTGTAGTAATTGGGTATATTATTGCTTTAATAGAGAACCAAATAaattagcacaacaaatatttcttctgcaaagagaaattttaTATGCccttaaaaaggcttatgtcagttaaaagtaatgaaaataaaacacttcagtctttactgtatgaattaaatatacacgcattcgtatgaagtacaaaAGTTCTTCAGTAAAGAGCaaagagtgattttattgagagatgaattaggttactttAGCTTTAAGACATGAGAGACATCGCTTGGtacacgtgcactgatgacaggctgctgtgtaagataagagcagctgtgaggaaaatgaaagttttaACTGTCAAAACTTTAAAGCGCATCCAAATAACACACTTTCGGCaggaggatgcaattgtccgcgatagatgTGTGTTATATACGCTGTTTGATTGGGATGTGAAGATGCGTCGTGCTGTTAGGATTGGaacgcgtcctcatagaaaatataaatatctctgtaaaggcagagagagaaatACAAATCTGCACGTCGCACATGAGCGACTGGTTATGAAAATGCTTGAAAATGATATATTTGATTAGAGATAAAATCCTGGCTTTCAAGATATTTGTGGGTGGATGAAATAGACagcaaaaaaagagaaagaaatacCAGGATGATTCAAAAGCGTATCCAATTCCTCCTTTGCCACCACCATTCTTAGTTTATCTCCGCTGTCAATTACAAATATAATGGCATGACCCTCCTTGTAAAAATACAACACATGTCTCAGAATACAAACCATACAGAATAATTTCAAGCTGAGTGGTGGCACTTTTTCTCAATACAATCAACCAGACTGTACTGTTTTGAAAGAACAAATAGAAGAAACTCCTTGTAATAGTGTTCCCACAAATTTCTGTACCTCCCCTGCCCCGACATGTCAAAGACTGTGAATGAAAGACTTTAGAAAGAGAAAGACAGTTATTGTATAATACAGAAGTGACTAAATAGAGACAAACTGCTTTTAAATTCTAAATCTGATTTGACACTTAACCATAAAAAGCTCATTCAAGGTTCACCTTGAGGTTTTAAACTTTTCTATGCTGAATCCAATGGTTGGAACAATGTCTTGAGCCTGAGCCTGCAAGGAGGTAAAACAATATTGAAAGATCACCGTTTTACAACAGAGCTTCAAAGTATTACTTTGGTAAACAGGAACATGGCATACACTAGTGGGTTTTAGTTGGTTGATTATGGTAGTTTTCCCACTGTTGTCCAGACCCAAACACAATACATTTACTTCTTTCTTTTTCAGACCCAGCAAACCCGCAAGCTTGTCAAAAAGACCCATTTGCTCTGTCCGTTAGGAAGTTTCTGGAGAGAGATAACATCAAAGACAAGCTTCATTAGATTACTATTCATTACAGAGAAACAGAGGCTGATAAACACAGATCCTCGTGCGCATACGTTTTACTTGTTGCgttaaaaataaacagggtTATGATGTTTATTTTGGTGATAGGTACACAAAATGTACGAGAATGTACAGACTTTAATCCTCTGAGCTTATTAGCAGCCGGGCTAGCGATGCACATACGAACAAAGCTAAACCAAATCTTTCATTTCGCGTTTGTTTATCTTACACACCCAGCAACGCCATCAAAAACACAGTACGCGAAATCTAAAGACTCGAAGTTATGCTTTTGCAGATTAAGGCAGTAACGTTAGTTAGCTGGCGGGCTAACGTTAACCTGGTTAATCTGTCCGTTTTACAAGCCAAGATCTTCTTTTTACTCCTGTTCTATATTGTCTGTGCATTggttaagaaaaaaatgtgcatgCAGAGGTATCGATCATTTGATTCGTGTGATTTAATGTCTAGATCAGATGTGGAGAATTGTATTACACTTAACGTTACCTGCGTCCTAGACGTCTCGCTCTCCACATGCCGCTGCTAGGAGACGATGACGCTTTCCTCCAACACTTCAAGAGCGACATCTACTGGAGAACATCAGaaccatagacattatatacgtagacacTGAGCTGACGTATCGCgcagccgccatcttggatgggtctccagtgcgctcccttgcattcatttttaatgaGGATAATCATAACTCCCCTAATTTTTACCGGATTTTCACACGGTTTGAGTTGTTATAAGCGGCAGAGATTTAGTTATGATACAGGACGCTGTCACACATTGAAAAATACTGCTTTCATGCTAAAAAACTTTGTATTATGCTCTTTAAGTATGGCATATTGACAGAGGCAGACACATAagtattttactttctacataaaagtacattttcaagtatctgtattttatcagtgtttttctttggaaaacttatattccaaagcatattatcataatttttactccactacatttcataatttcaagtttttggtttatctacttttttttacttttacttaaaaagtactttagtacacaatttttatgtaatttttacgtAATTAGGTATTTTACGTAATTAGGTATTAATATAaatgaattgagaatgaattggctgtgagaattttcattccaaatGGCGGCCGCTCTACtgaagcgccatctagtggctgtTGCCAAAAACGAATCAGAGTTTCCGAGATGGGTATaaacatagatatgtataaaggccagatggctcgtccgcgctgatggccaattgagtggaacgtccgcagtttggcggccatcttacgacagggcgctcgctcactcgtagcattaagtcttaatgatgcaggtacttttaaatgagcataacttgcttaattttttaccgattttcaaacggatTGGTTTGTTacaaacgtcaaagatgtacctatgacactgaatacgtatactaaaaataaaataaaaaaatcatgaaacatgttaaagcatccagaataatagccacgttaataacgtttgtaaaaaaccaaaccgtttgtaaATCCGTCAAGAAATCAGCAAGTTACGAGCATTTTAGTTGGTGTATCCGTCCACAGCAGCAGGGAGCAGCACTATGGCAGCACTgacctaagatggccgccaagtgacgacacagctgactccgccttgagccatctagcctttatacatatctatgggtataaaccactgatctatataaatgactggattgcccatagaacgcttgacgtaactgcgtgaggtgaagccagcgcagagttcgagccgccataggtatacccaaccggcagacggcgtcattgacttccattcaaaatcatgatcaaaatgtaccccctttacagcgtatcagttacacaaggttaatttttaggatatgtgtacataaattaattgttaattctggtgttatttgcaatgtttatgttttaatggggcaggataatggatttacaaaaaaacgttaaggtgagtgtgtctgttgcatttgttaatgacacgggtataaataaagttttttttgacattcagctacacggtgaCGGTCagtgttatttctctaaataagttgaggtaacttgtaagtttaaataacataattacaaaactagcaaattattgcatgcacatacggtacaaagcatgattatttatttagatttcagaatgagcacgtttattgtcattaatactaaatatgctgcggtctgtctgctgatcagctgatactgtaatgaagatgaatgtataataactgtttaaaacacaaaatgtacaactttcagtaaataactatttacatgcTTTGGACATTtctgttgtaataatgtacagggtaacttcacatataaaaacgaagacgagtaaagtgatgttttatcattaaaatctgacaacgtccattgatttaatagaacgtctgggtataccaacatggcggcgcggtggcttcagaagtgtgacgtcatgcgcaatccagtcatttatatagatcagtggtatAAACGGAGGTCGGAGCCAGCTGCAAATAgaggggttgcaagtttacaaacattgcagggtgcgcgcgcaACCAAGAGccagaaagcccgattggtgagctgatctgctactgcaacaaccttaattattgaagcgttctttattgtttgtacataaataagacttgattttagttgtatctgtttttctgtctttatttttgcagtgttactgcgatacatgtatgaattataatgttataattactagtaacgtaatagtcgcatctactggtaacatcaggcacccagcactgactccCAGATAGCACACGTACGTCGCGGAGATGTCTGCGCGATGTCTTGTTTTTCGTCTGGAAGACGTATTATTTAGGGCGTTTGCTCATCTGGAAGGCGTCGCCGAGACGTCCGACCCAGCTGTTTGCAAGACACCCAGCAGATCTTTATAAGATGTATGTGATTTAGAACGATGGCGAGCCGCCGTTTCCCAGATCTTTACAAGATGTTAGAACGGCAAGCCGCTCTTTCCCAGATCTTAAGAAGAGCTTTAAAAGATGCGGAGCCGCTCTTTCCCAGATCTTAAGAAGAGCTTTAAAAGATGCGGAGCCGCTCTTTCCCAGATCTTTAGAAGAGCTTAGAAAGACGGTAAGCCGCTCTTTCCCAGATGTTTGTAAGATTACAAGATCCCTCATTAACAAATTGAATTGCCCTAAACTACAGGAAATTATTTCTACACACATCTACACATGCAAGCTGTGTCATCGATATTAAGTAATTAAAACAGCATTTTCAATTGATCTTAAAACAGGCAGTTGTTGAttttataaacacatttattcaaattaaacaatgaaaactttcattcatttatctttaaatatattttttacatgacagtatgcgaaaacaacaacatataaacatatttaacaTAATCAAAACCTTTCCGCGTCTGCTTTATTAATCTCCattctaaaataaaacatttcaaaaacttACCAGGAAATAATCGTGATAGGCTGCTCTTTCTTTATAGCTTTAATTAGGATCTAGAAGATAAAATTACCAGAAAGTGTTAtcattgttaaataaattaCGGATGTGCGTCTTTACGTCAAGGTCGTGATTCTACATAACAACATCCGCTTGACCTCGCAATGCCAAGAAGAAGAAAGGCGTGGAACACATGCTTAAGGTATGTAGtaataatgcatttaaataataaactgtttGGTGTGGGATCATTTAAATAATACCTTGAAATTGGGTTGATAACAGTTATTCATGCTTTAATATTGATATTTCGCCCACCTGTCTGACGTTAATTTATTTTGATCGTTCATGTAACTGAGTCTTGTGTAAGATTCTAGAAAGATATAGTggcttacttttttttttaaaacgatCAGTATTATGGTTGATATTTGTATTGcacttgttaaaaaaaatgttgcccccatttttcatttcatgagctgaacttaaatattttctatgtccccaaaaggcctatttctctcaaatattattcacaaatctgtctaaatctgCGTTAGTGTTGCGTTTATAATTGTGGTTAGTGTATGTGTTGGGAATTGCCCCACTGAGTGCTAGTTTTAAAGGCTGTTAACCACTTCAGTACTCTGATTAGGGAGGAGTCATCAGATTTCGTTTCCACTTTTATTTATGCAAGTTTTAACCTTGTACACATGTCAGTATACAACTGAGGTAGTTTCTGTAATAAACAAataagacataataaataaccTGTCTATATACGGATTCAACCGTATTACAAATGAAACATCATGAACTCTCATATATACACTAAGCAAGGATATAAACTACAGAAAgaaatataatagcataaatcACGTTATGCAGCCGTATTATAGCAACAGATAACAAACTATAAAATACAGGATTATGCCCATAATGAGAAGAACTAAACATATATTGCAGGTATTAGTGTTATAAGCACCCGTGCTAGCGCACGTGTTAGCGCGATTACACCGATAATTATAGCGATCACGAAACAGCGGCAAAACTGGCGTAGTGCCAGAAATAGTTACAGTGCACACAAACATTAATCATTAAACATGGTATAATGATATGAACTTACTGTGTCATAAACTTTAACTTGCACTGAAGGATGCTGCACACGAGTGAAAAGCTTGCGAACTCTACGTCaactccagctagtatactttCGTAACAGAGAATACCACACTTACGCTAGAAACGTATATGCTTTACACAATGCACTGCGCATTTCACGTAACCCAACACATTAACCAGATAAGTTACATACAATAATAGATAAACCATAAAGAATTCACAACAGCCGCCCCCACATTTGAGCAGCAAATGTGCAAGTAAGAGAATTCTTTAAGAGTCTTTAGTATCATCCTCAAAGGCTGGCAACAGAATCAGACGGGCAACTGGCCTGGTGTACACTTTGCCCCTGATAAGGACATCTGCTATTCTCACACATCCATCCTTACTGACCACAGTCTTAACCACTTTACCAATAGGCCACTGAGCTCGGGGAAGTTGTGGATCAACTATCAGAACTACTGAGTCTACTGCCAGATTGTCCGATGGTTTGTGCCATTTCTGACGTACCTGGAGCCCAAGTAAGTAGTTCCTTGTAAATTGATACCAAAACTGGTCCACAAGATTTTGACAATGGCGCCATCTGCGCCGCCCCATATCTCCAGGAGCATATGCCACCTGAGGGAGTGATGCATCCCGCCGCCCCATAAGGAGAAGGTTCGGTGTAATGGGATCAAGGTCTGCAACATCTGCTGAGACGTATCCAAGGGGTTTTGAATTCAAAATGCCCTCTACCTCTACTAAAACTGTAGACAGGACATCTTCAGAGACAGACTGGCTTCCAACTGCTACCTGAAGAGCAGCTTTAATGGAGCGGATCTCTCGCTCCCAAACACCACCAAAATGAGGAGCATTAGGCGGATTAAACTTGAAGAGGATCTGATAATCGGCTAATTGCTCTTTTAATTGGGATTCCATAGCTGCAAAGGTTTCTCGCAGTTCTCGTTCGGCACCACGAAAGTTTGTGCCACAATCTGACCTGATTTCCTTTGGTCTGCCACGTCTGGCTATGAATCGCCGAAGAGCAAGCAGGAAAGCGTCCACATCCATGGAGTTGAGAAGCTCTATGTGGACAGCTCTTGTGGTGAGGCATTTGAAAATGACACCCCACCGTTTCTCAACCCTTCTGCCTATTTTGACATGATACGGGCCGAAACAGTCCACTCCTGTAGAATAAAATGGGGGGCAGAGAAGCCTGAGCCGTTCAGGTGGCAAATCTGCCATTGGTGGTACCTTGGGCTGAGCTCGCCATCGTTGACAGGATGCACAGTTAAGCTGATGGTGTTTAACAGCTTGTCGTCCCCTTAAGATCCAATATTGCCTCCGTATTTCTGCATACACCCGTTCTGTACCTGGGTGCAACAAGCGCTCGTCAAAGTCTTTAATGAGAAGCTTTGTTGCTGGATGCTGCGGATCCAGCACTATCGGATGAATTTGTTCTACACTTGGGCTCTCCAGTCTCCGTAATCGCCCTCCGACTCTGATTACATTAGTTTCTGGATCCCACTCTGGGGCAAGACACGTTAGTCGACTGTGGCTTGGtatgagtttgtttgttttaagagCTGCTATTTCCTCAGGAAAGCTCTGAGCTTGACACTCTCTCAGTAGGACCAATTCTGCTTCACGGTGATCCATGAGCTGGGTGTTATCAGAATCATCTGTCACCTTTCGACATGTCTGTCGAGTTGTCTCCACTAAATCTTTCCATGTACTGAACTGAGCAGCATCTGGAAGGGTTTGATCTGGTACCGTAATGGTTAGGCAGCATACAGTGAAACCTTTCAGTTCAGGTAGCCCATCTGACGTTGCCTGTTCAGGTCTCTTTGGCCAATGCTCAGAATCCAGTTTTAAAAATGATGGTCCCTGACTCCAACGACCAGGCTCGGTAAAACTGAAGAGTGATTTACCTCTTGTAATATCGTCTGCTGGGTTCTGCTGCGTGTCCACGTAGCGCCAAGCACTGGGCTCTGTCAACTCCTGTATTTCTGAAACTCGCGTTCCAACAAAGACTTTGAACCTACAAGAGTCAGACTGAAGCCACGCTAACACAGTTGTAGAATCTGTCCAAAGAATTGTCTGCTGGATAGTGAGAGTGATATCATCATTCAGAAGCTTTGCTAGCTGTGCTCCCGCTAATGCTGCGCATAGTTCCAAACGAGGCATGGACTGTTGCCTCTTGGGAGCCACTCGCGATCTGGCCATAACAAAAGAAGTATGAGTAACATCTTTGGTGGACTCTACTAAGTAAGCTACTGCCCCATACGCCCTCTCGGATGCGTCACAAAACACATGGAGGTCATACTTTTGAAGATCATCTTTGGGACCTGATGAGTAACAACGAGGAATAGTTATGGCACTAAGATGCTGTAACTCACTTTCCCAGGTGCTCCAGGCCACACGAAGATCAGGCGGCAAGTTTGGATCATCCCATCCTCTTTTTTTGGACCATAACTGTTGAATGAGCACTTTCGCTCGGGTGGTGAAAGGCACAATGAGGCCCGCGGGATCATACTGCGTGGCCAGGACTTGGTAAGCTGTTCTCATTGTTAGTGCAGCATATTCAATGGGACGATAGTGGTATCCTAAGGTATCAGCAGCACAATTCCATCGGAGACCCAATGTTGGTTCCATGGGATCAGTCTTAATCTGCCCCAACCACTCTTCTGCAGCCAAGGACCTTGCTTCCGTAGGTAGATGTGATATCACTGATGGTTGGTTGCTAGCCCATTGTCTAAGGTCAAATCCACCCTCAGACATAAGACTGCGCAATTGATCAACTGTTTCCTTGACCTCAGATGTGGTTGGAAAGCTTGCCAGGTAGTTGTCCACATAAAAACTTTGCTGCACTGTTTGTAGAGCACCTGGGTAATTTTCTTGGTTACTCCGAGCATGTTGTTGCACAGCGAAAATGGCACAACATGGGCTGCTAGTCGTACCAAACGGCAAAACCTGCCATTCATAGACGTCTGGACAGTTCTCACAATGTAAATCTCGCCATATAAAGTGGAGTAAAGGTCTGTCCTCAGGCAACAGACGGACTTGATGGAACATTCCGCGGATGTCCGCACTCACAGCCACCTGGTGTTGTCTGAATCGCAAAAGGACCCCCAACAATGATGGGCCAAGAGCAGGCCCTGGCAGAAGTTGATCATTCAGAGAAAGACCTTGATACTTAAACGAGCAGTTGAAGACCACTCTTGGTTTATCATTGTGGTACACAAGGTGGTGGGGAATGTACCATGCCTCCTCTGACTTAGCAACTTCTTCAGGTTGGAGCTTGGTAACGTAGCCTGCTTTAATGAGCTTATTAATCTCACCAGAGTAGACAACAGCTTTATCTGGGTCTCTCTGAAGTTTCCTCTCTGTGCTCCTCAGACTAGGCATAACCGATTGAATTGTACTCATGAGTTTTGGAGCTCCAGGTCTGCGAAGGAGGGGTGTGGCATACCGTTGGATTTCTTCAACTTCAATCCTCTGCGTTCGGCTTTCGAGAAGTTTAATTGCTTCTTGATCTTCCTTTGATCGAACCACCAGTTTTTCATTCCGGTATGGCAGAATGTCAAGTTGCCATAGCTTCTCAACATTACGACAGAGCAAGTCATTTGGACAGTCAGTTGAAACAAAAAGACACTGCTGCACTGATTCGTGGCTTGGCATGCAATCCTCTGCCCCTTGTAGGGCCCATCCCAGGGCTGTGTGCATTGCAACCGGACCACCTTTTAATCCTCGACGGACCGGCCTATCTGCTGTGATAAGATGGACGTGGTCTGATCCGATCAGCACCAATGGACGCACATTGTGAAATGACTGTAACGGAAGCTCTCTGAGGTGAGCATATCGTCTCTGAAGTCTCTGCACTGGATACGATTGCTCTACTAAGTCCAGA
This region includes:
- the arl6 gene encoding ADP-ribosylation factor-like protein 6 isoform X4; this translates as MGLFDKLAGLLGLKKKEVNVLCLGLDNSGKTTIINQLKPTSAQAQDIVPTIGFSIEKFKTSSLSFTVFDMSGQGRYRNLWEHYYKEGHAIIFVIDSGDKLRMVVAKEELDTLLNHPDIKHRRLPILFFANKMDLRDALSAVKVSQLLCLENIRDKPWHICGSDAVKGDGLQEGVDWLQDQIRAMKT
- the arl6 gene encoding ADP-ribosylation factor-like protein 6 isoform X1, whose product is MGLFDKLAGLLGLKKKEVNVLCLGLDNSGKTTIINQLKPTSVCHVPVYQSNTLKLCCKTVIFQYCFTSLQAQAQDIVPTIGFSIEKFKTSSLSFTVFDMSGQGRYRNLWEHYYKEGHAIIFVIDSGDKLRMVVAKEELDTLLNHPDIKHRRLPILFFANKMDLRDALSAVKVSQLLCLENIRDKPWHICGSDAVKGDGLQEGVDWLQDQIRAMKT
- the arl6 gene encoding ADP-ribosylation factor-like protein 6 isoform X2: MGLFDKLAGLLGLKKKEVNVLCLGLDNSGKTTIINQLKPTSVCHVPVYQSNTLKLCCKTVIFQYCFTSLQAQAQDIVPTIGFSIEKFKTSSLSFTVFDMSGQGRYRNLWEHYYKEGHAIIFVIDSGDKLRMVVAKEELDTLLNHPDIKHRRLPILFFANKMDLRDALSAVKVSQLLCLENIRDKPWHICGSDAVKGDGLQEGVDWLQVRTL
- the arl6 gene encoding ADP-ribosylation factor-like protein 6 isoform X3 — translated: MGLFDKLAGLLGLKKKEVNVLCLGLDNSGKTTIINQLKPTSVCHVPVYQSNTLKLCCKTVIFQYCFTSLQAQAQDIVPTIGFSIEKFKTSSLSFTVFDMSGQGRYRNLWEHYYKEGHAIIFVIDSGDKLRMVVAKEELDTLLNHPDIKHRRLPILFFANKMDLRDALSAVKVSQLLCLENIRDKPWHICGSDAVKGDGLQEGVDWLQGLW